The following are encoded together in the Glycine max cultivar Williams 82 chromosome 8, Glycine_max_v4.0, whole genome shotgun sequence genome:
- the LOC102665807 gene encoding transcription factor bHLH52 — MALSTYSNCDTLQISNLETNTFHEAMPEEEVAAPNLQHFFSYLDESFFLSNTLLENYIDPTFGFLYPPGINHPYDPFTSLTSRDDIFPTHEDYNLLPCPKRKKCCYEEKQQHQEHVYSSLQEITTPTLLSNLIDGFVVPYENCSSFQAEELQQPVFYEVTQYGDPCVDLQCEKRGTKRPISPPRERRRKITEKTQELGKLVPGGPKMNTAEMLHAAAKYVKFLQAQVGMLELMNILEEDKAEPPPENIHALVVSPLVQEKLYTEERCFVPNGIVTTLTNHEDVHSRPTILEDLKQLIGTDIEKKQSKTKSS; from the exons ATGGCACTAAGCACGTACTCCAACTGTGACACTCTTCAAATTTCCAACTTAGAAACAAACACTTTCCATGAAGCCATGCCAGAAGAAGAAGTAGCAGCACCAAACCTCCAACACTTTTTTTCCTACTTAGATGAAAGCTTCTTCCTTTCAAACACGCTTCTTGAGAACTACATTGACCCAACTTTCGGTTTTCTCTATCCTCCAGGGATCAACCATCCTTATGATCCCTTCACTTCACTCACTAGTCGTGATGACATTTTCCCGACTCATGAAGATTACAATCTTCTCCCATGCCCAAAACGCAAAAAATGCTGCTACGAGgaaaaacaacaacatcaaGAACACGTGTACTCTTCACTGCAAGAGATTACCACACCAACCCTACTATCCAATTTAATAGATGGATTTGTTGTGCCTTATGAAAATTGCTCCTCCTTCCAAGCAGAGGAACTCCAACAACCAGTCTTCTACGAGGTTACACAATATGGAGACCCTTGTGTGGATCTTCAGTGTGAGAAGAGAGGTACCAAGAGACCAATATCTCCGCCgagagaaaggagaagaaagatCACTGAGAAGACTCAAGAGCTTGGGAAGTTGGTTCCTGGTGGACCCAAGATGAACACAGCTGAGATGCTTCATGCAGCTGCAAAGTATGTTAAGTTCCTTCAAGCCCAAGTTGGGATGCTTGAACTCATGAACATACTTGAG GAAGATAAAGCTGAACCTCCTCCTGAAAATATACACGCTCTAGTTGTTTCTCCCCTTGTTCAAGAGAAGTTGTACACGGAGGAAAGGTGCTTTGTTCCAAACGGAATTGTCACTACTTTGACAAATCACGAGGATGTTCACTCAAGACCTACCATCCTTGAGGATCTTAAACAGCTGATTGGGACAGACATTGAGAAGAAGCAAAGCAAGACTAAATCTTCATAA
- the LOC102665938 gene encoding transcription factor bHLH52: MALSTYFNFETLQIPNLETNTFHEAMPEEVAAPNLQQLFPYSDESFFLSDALFENYIDPTGGFLYPPDVNPPYDGDIFPTHKDYKLLPCSKRQKCCYEEQQRQQEHVYSSSLQEFTTPTLPSSFLDGFVIPYDNCCSLQAEELQQKLFSETQYGDTCVDLPCEKKGNERTISPQSVAARERRRKITKKTQELGKLVPGGPKMNTAEMLHAAGKYVMYLQAQVGMLELMNTLEEDKAEPPPENLHALVASPFVQEKLYTEERCFVPKEVVTTLTNHKDVQSRPTILKDLKQLIGTDIEKKAKQE; encoded by the exons ATGGCACTAAGCACATACTTCAACTTTGAAACTCTTCAAATTCCCAACTTAGAAACAAACACTTTCCATGAAGCCATGCCAGAAGAAGTAGCAGCACCAAACCTCCAACAGCTTTTTCCCTATTCAGATGAAAGCTTCTTTCTTTCAGACGCGCTTTTTGAGAACTATATTGACCCAACTGGTGGTTTTCTCTATCCTCCAGACGTAAACCCTCCTTATGATGGGGACATTTTCCCAACTCATAAAGATTACAAACTTCTCCCATGTTCAAAACGCCAAAAGTGCTGCTATGAGGAACAACAACGACAACAAGAACACGTGTACTCTTCTTCATTGCAAGAGTTTACTACACCCACACTACCATCCAGTTTCTTAGATGGCTTTGTTATTCCTTATGATAATTGCTGCTCCTTGCAAGCAGAGGAACTGCAACAGAAACTCTTCTCCGAGACACAATATGGTGATACTTGTGTTGATCTTCCATGTGAGAAGAAAGGCAATGAGAGAACCATATCTCCACAGAGTGTAGCGGCgagagaaaggagaagaaagatCACTAAGAAGACTCAAGAGCTTGGGAAGTTGGTCCCTGGTGGACCAAAGATGAACACAGCTGAGATGCTTCATGCAGCTGGAAAGTATGTTATGTACCTTCAGGCCCAAGTTGGGATGCTTGAACTCATGAACACACTCGAG GAAGATAAAGCTGAACCTCCTCCTGAAAATCTACACGCTCTGGTTGCTTCTCCCTTTGTTCAAGAGAAGTTGTACACGGAGGAAAGGtgctttgttccaaaagaagtTGTCACTACTTTGACAAATCACAAGGATGTTCAATCGAGACCTACCATTCTTAAGGATCTTAAACAGCTGATTGGGACAGACATTGAGAAGAAAGCAAAGCAAGAATGA